In Amia ocellicauda isolate fAmiCal2 chromosome 7, fAmiCal2.hap1, whole genome shotgun sequence, one genomic interval encodes:
- the LOC136753498 gene encoding monocarboxylate transporter 14, translated as MATNEGDMDLKAERGAGEPESEVKSHPDIDGGWAWMIVMASFITHVLIMGSHMALGVLYVEWLEEFKESRGLTAWVGSLTIGITLIVGPIIGLFVSTFGCRKTTIIGGLVTALGWILSAYATNVYYLFMSFGLIAGIGSGMAYLPAVVMVGCYFQKRRALAQGLSTTGTGFGTFLMTLLLKYLCTEYGWRNTMLIHGAVNLNLCVCGALMRPPPSCTSTKVALHPIEPGGQRTESLKSEPSGHSIDVHWPKQQGSVEEEEVMSLSQEDAGDQECENKDNVTLEVIFKEKYPLRLVKALSRMTNTMKTGFWKWYSSYIGDGSLFSNKVFICLVLCALFAYCSFIIPFIHLPEIVKLYGFEEENDRIPLTSIIAIVHIFGKIFLGLASDLPFISAWNVYVIANLAMCFCVFVLPLMHTFAGLAVVCAFLGFSSGYFSVLPVVIEDLVGLNHLANAYGVIICANGISALLGPPVAGWMYDVFENYDYSFYLCGVLYMAGIGCLLLKPCLQDQNHSEKKNSLTSKA; from the exons ATGGCAACTAATGAGGGTGACATGGACTTGAAGGCAGAAAGGGGTGCTGGAGAGCCAGAGTCTGAGGTGAAATCTCACCCGGATATCGACGGTGGCTGGGCGTGGATGATCGTGATGGCTTCCTTCATCACCCACGTGCTGATCATGGGCTCGCACATGGCCCTGGGAGTCCTCTATGTGGAATGGCTGGAGGAGTTTAAAGAGAGTCGGGGACTTACGGCCTGGGTAGGGTCCCTCACCATTGGCATAACCCTGATTGTGG GGCCTATTATTGGACTTTTTGTAAGCACGTTTGGTTGCCGTAAGACAACAATAATAGGAGGTCTGGTGACTGCTCTGGGTTGGATTTTGAGCGCTTACGCCACAAACGTGTACTATCTTTTTATGTCATTCGGTCTGATAGCTG GTATAGGTAGTGGGATGGCGTATCTACCCGCAGTGGTCATGGTGGGCTGTTACTTTCAGAAGAGGAGGGCACTGGCACAAGGTCTGAGTACCACAGGGACAGGGTTTGGCACTTTTTTAATGACGCTCCTGCTGAAGTACCTCTGCACTGAGTACGGCTGGAGAAACACCATGCTTATTCACGGGGCCGTCAACcttaacctgtgtgtgtgtggagcccTCATGAGGCCACCTCCCTCCTGTACCAGCACCAAGGTAGCTCTGCATCCCATCGAGCCAGGTGGCCAACGAACAGAGAGCCTCAAAAGCGAGCCATCAGGGCACAGCATTGACGTCCACTGGCCAAAGCAGCAAGGGTCAGTCGAAGAGGAGGAAGTCATGAGTCTCTCCCAGGAAGATGCTGGTGACCAGGAATGCGAAAACAAGGACAATGTCACGCTGGAGGTCATCTTCAAAGAGAAGTACCCACTGCGCCTGGTCAAGGCACTCAGTCGCATGACCAACACCATGAAAACGGGCTTCTGGAAGTGGTATTCCAGCTACATCGGAGATGGATCCCTCTTCTCGAACAAAGTGTTCATCTGCTTAGTTTTGTGTGCCTTGTTTGCGTACTGCAGCTTCATCATTCCTTTCATACACCTGCCCGAGATCGTCAAACTGTATGGCTTCGAGGAGGAGAATGACAGGATTCCCCTGACGTCCATCATAGCCATCGTTCATATTTTTGGAAAGATCTTTCTGGGCTTGGCCAGCGACCTCCCTTTCATCAGTGCTTGGAATGTGTATGTCATAGCCAATCTGGCAATgtgcttttgtgtgtttgttctgcCTTTGATGCACACTTTTGCTGGCTTGGCAGTGGTGTGTGCCTTCTTGGGGTTCTCCAGCGGCTATTTTTCAGTGCTGCCTGTGGTGATTGAAGATTTAGTTGGGCTGAATCACCTTGCCAATGCGTACGGTGTCATAATCTGTGCAAATGGCATCTCGGCTTTGTTGGGACCACCTGTCGCAG GCTGGATGTACGATGTTTTCGAGAACTATGACTACTCTTTCTACCTCTGCGGCGTGCTCTACATGGCTGGGATTGGCTGCTTACTGTTAAAGCCCTGTCTTCAAGACCAGAACCACAgcgaaaagaaaaacagtctcACCAGCAAAGCTTGA
- the LOC136753499 gene encoding F-box only protein 36: MVTAKRPKMAALLEEPVFEISGQGPAPSKDFFQLLVTKTKVIWRWWKISLRSEFRNTVPGELKESHQDFVDDSSLQVQVSTVFGVKILVYTRNLCQGHFDYLDRLSEPLLLRVISFLDLEDVARLAQTSQKFKKLCNSEEVWEQIVERHCDTVTPEMRSLAKERGWKEIFFCNKLQLQMHISRKRLMQDHDNAPEERI, from the exons ATGGTAACTGCAAAGCGTCCCAAAATGGCGGCGCTGCTGGAGGAGCCCGTTTTTGAAATCAGTGGCCAGGGCCCTGCGCCCTCCAAAGACTTCTTCCAGTTGCTTGTGACAAAGACTAAA GTGATCTGGAGGTGGTGGAAAATCTCTCTCCGAAGTGAATTTCGGAACACAGTGCCGGGGGAACTTAAAGAATCGCACCAAGATTTTGTAGATGATTCCAGTCTTCAGG ttcAGGTATCCACAGTGTTTGGTGTCAAAATTCTGGTGTACACAAGAAATCTGTGTCAGGGTCACTTTGACTACTTGGACCGTCTCTCTGAGCCATTGCTTCTTCGGGTCATTTCATTCTTGGACCTGGAAGACGTGGCACGGCTTGCCCAGACATCACAGAAATTTAAAAAG CTGTGTAACTCAGAGGAGGTTTGGGAGCAGATCGTGGAGAGGCACTGTGACACAGTTACTCCAGAGATGAGGTCTTTGGCCAAAGAGAGGGGCTGGAAGGAGATTTTCTTCTGCAACAAACTGCAGCTTCAGATGCACATCAGTAGAAAAAGGCTAATGCAGGATCATGACAATGCACCCGAGGAACGAATCTGA